A window from Populus trichocarpa isolate Nisqually-1 chromosome 3, P.trichocarpa_v4.1, whole genome shotgun sequence encodes these proteins:
- the LOC7460214 gene encoding glycosyltransferase-like KOBITO 1 has product MPSHHNNHLTASLRSSTTISTQSFTSRLILLLTLLPLSLAALAFILQWKGNSDFMMDPITANSRWAPQGSHIQNHEIFPGMESSVLSPKAHKSSDCSSLGRSGAPSFPYFRDWKIDFQDDLRPKICITTSTSADLDQILSWMFYHKVMGVMTFFLFVEGKAASPKVSNVLESIPGVKLIYRTKELEEQQAKSRIWNETWLSNFFYKPCNYELFVKQSLNMEMAIVMARDAGMDWILHLDTDELIHPAGAREYSLRQLLLDVPGNVDMVVFPNYESSVERDDIEDPFGEVSMFKRNYDHLPKDTYFGMYKESTRGNQNYFLTYGNGKSAARVQDHLRPNGAHRWHNYMKTPNEVKFEEAAVLHYTYSKFSDLTSRRDRCGCKPTKEDVKRCFMLDFDRSAFIIASTATEEEMLNWYREHVVWGDKDLKLKLLRKGILTRIYSPMVIIQGLRESGVFSSVIESAPTTLSRDRFLASVDSSNSSRAVVSESMLSRKTNKSRENQATARKVLGLETAAASHEAAVPPLSPPGLLVEA; this is encoded by the exons ATGCCGAGCCACCACAACAACCATCTCACCGCTTCCCTCCGCTCCTCCACCACCATCTCCACACAATCCTTTACGTCAAGACTAATCCTCCTCCTGACactcctccctctctctcttgcAGCCTTAGCTTTCATCCTCCAATGGAAAGGGAATTCTGACTTCATGATGGACCCCATAACTGCCAATTCCCGTTGGGCCCCACAAGGGTCTCACATTCAGAACCATGAGATCTTCCCTGGCATGGAGTCGTCAGTTTTATCGCCTAAAGCTCACAAATCATCTGACTGTTCTAGTCTTGGACGTAGTGGGGCACcttcttttccttattttcGTGATTGGAAGATTGATTTTCAAGATGATTTGAGGCCtaag ATATGTATCACAACGAGTACTTCAGCTGATTTAGATCAGATTCTATCATGGATGTTTTATCATAAGGTTATGGGGGTGatgaccttttttctttttgtggaaGGGAAGGCCGCGTCTCCTAAGGTGTCTAATGTTTTGGAATCAATTCCT GGAGTAAAATTGATTTATAGAACAAAAGAGCTCGAGGAGCAACAGGCTAAAAG TCGGATATGGAATGAGACATGGCTGTCCAATTTCTTTTACAAACCATGCAACTATGAGCTTTTTGTGAAGCAGTCTCTCAACATGGAAATGGCAATTGTCATGGCAAGG GATGCAGGCATGGATTGGATACTTCATCTTGACACTGATGAACTGATTCACCCTGCTGGTGCCCGTGAATATTCTTTGAGGCAGTTGCTGCTTGATGTTCCTGGAAATGTGGATATGGTCGTATTTCCAAATTAT GAGAGCAGTGTTGAACGAGATGATATTGAGGATCCTTTCGGCGAG GTGTCGATGTTCAAGAGGAATTATGACCATCTCCCAAAGGATACGTACTTTGGAATGTACAAGGAATCTACTCGTGGCaatcaaaattatttcttaacttATGGAAATGGGAAATCAGCTGCTCGAGTTCAAGATCACCTACGTCCTAATGGCGCGCACAGATGGCACAATTATATGAAAACCCCAAA TGAGGTGAAATTTGAAGAGGCTGCTGTTCTACATTACACGTATTCCAAATTTTCTGATTTGACTTCTAGACGTGATCGGTGTGGCTGCAAGCCTACTAAGGAGGATGTCAAAAGATGCTTTATGTTGGATTTTGACAGATCT GCCTTCATAATTGCATCAACTGCAACCGAGGAGGAAATGCTGAACTG GTACCGTGAACATGTCGTATGGGGTGACAAAGACTTGAAATTGAAACTCCTGAGGAAGGGCATTTTAACTCGCATATATTCTCCCATG GTCATAATTCAGGGCTTAAGGGAGTCAGGCGTCTTCAGCTCTGTTATTGAATCCGCTCCAACAACACTTTCAAGGGACAGGTTTTTAGCATCAGTGGATAGTAGTAACTCATCAAGAGCAGTTGTCTCCGAATCAATGCTTTCAAGAAAGACCAACAAAAGCAGAGAGAATCAGGCAACAGCTAGGAAGGTTTTGGGTTTAGAAACTGCTGCAGCATCTCATGAAGCTGCTGTTCCACCACTTTCTCCTCCAGGGTTGCTTGTGGAAGCATGA